In Oreochromis aureus strain Israel breed Guangdong linkage group 6, ZZ_aureus, whole genome shotgun sequence, the genomic window GCAGtggtttcattttgttaatGTGTAGTGATCTATCAGCTGATTACAGTTACAGTATGATGTTTCCTTTAAAAACAAGGAGAGCTCTCAGAAACACCAAGTCTGGCTGCGTAACTATTAAACACAAGAAGAATGATGACAGTAATTACAGTGGGAAAACAGTTTGATCCATATCAGACATAACTGCTTTGTGCTCAAGAGgcagataattatttttctgCAATATCTACACCCCTCCCGTTATAGTACACACAAACGTATGGTCTCTTATTCTGTACACACATGTGAGCAGTGTTTTTTCCTCTTACTTCACTTCTGTGGGACTGTAACCCAGCCTGTGCCTGTTTTTGGACTCAAGTACTTTTCACAATAGACCTGTCACTGCTGATTGATTCCTGCTCCACGTAGCTCCTCAAGCTGTTTTTGTCCTGATCTCAAAATAACGTCTCATAACTTTGTGTACTGCATGTACACTACTTCCTGTCCAGTGTAAAAATTAGATTATAAAAACCAGTTTCCCAGATTATACCACACCCCCACAACGCAGACACACAGCACAGTCGAAAGATATAATGAAGACTGTGATTTCAAATCTAATGCCAACCACAAAAGGTCAGCGATCCCAGAGGAAAACTGATTTTAGCCTTTGAATATTTATTCCTTCAGTATTAGATATAACtttatttcctattttattaaataattactgCAGCCTTGCCTGACATTCTTTCTGCTTTAAGGATTTTcataagatttttattttgaggGTTATAAATGTTACTGAACCAGAACGCAGACTAactgtagtttttaaaaaaaagtagagaACAGTTACTGTACTCCTTTGAAGCATATCCTTTTTGAGTTGCAGTTTTATTAATTCCAGAAATTGTTTTGTACCATCTATAATCCATTTGGTTATCATGGGTTTGTGGTTTGGGAGCGAAATTCAGATTATTGCTGTAAGATTTTTTCACAGTCAGCTGAAATTACACACAGATGGTTTCAGCATCCTGTGGGGAAGCTTTGGGGAGGATGTATGGAAGAAGTTTGACCACAGTAATATGTTTTTAGTGACCCCAAAGATATAATGTGTTTTCGGACATCCTCCCTGTAGACTCGCAACATCACAAATGCCCATCTGGGATATTATTGGATCCCACTCGTAAAAATATTATAGGAGTTCttaaaacagacattttaaGAACTGTGAGCAGATCTGAGCAAGCGTGagtatttgttctgtttttgtaatACATTTTGTCTTGCTTTGATTTTGCATCAATTAATGAGATTATGGTTGTGATTTAAACACCAATTAGAGACAAAAGCTTCTTTGTCAGAATTTGAAAGCAAATTTTGGGCTTCAAAATCCAATTAAAGAAATTGTTTTTGTGATCAGTCCCTGTTTGCCCCcatttcctctgtttttctcctctttttcccTTCACCTCCACCCATGACAGATGGGTGcctctctctgagcctggttctgcagaGTGTCGCTTTCTGTTAAAAGGAATTTTGTCCTTCCTTTGCCAGGTGCATGCTCTCAGGGAATTGTCTGATCATTGGGGAACGTTCTCTACGGTCTTCACCTTAGATTATAAAGCTCCCTGATGATGAGGGTTGTGAATCACTGGTGCTGAGATAAAACTGAATTAGTAGAATATAATCAATGCCTAAATTAGCTTGAGCTaacttgttattttttattttgttcatttttctgaattcatttatttattgatggctacaatatatctatatctatctatatatctatatatatatatatatatatatatatatatatatatgtggtcTCAGAGTTAATTTAATAGCAAAGTTAGTCATTCATCAATAGTCATATGAGGAAGTTATCCTCTCCCAGTATTTTTGAGGGTATTCAATAATCTAATGCATTCGCTTTTGCAATaaaaatggactggttcttatatagcacttttctactctcactgAGCACTCACAGCTGTTTATACAACTTATGCATTCAccaatcacacaagcacttttatCTAAGGTTTTTAGTGCTCCTATCTAACGTTCACCTGGATTCATGCTGCGATGGAGGCATCAGAGGGCAATATGGGGTTAGTATCtcgcccaaggatatttggcatgggATCGAACCATGAACCTTCCAGTGAGTAGGTGAcccgctctaccacctgagccacatcCACCCCAATTAAAGAAATCCACACAAAACATATTCTACAAGAAGACAAACTGTTTCCTCTaagtcaggggtgtccaaatccAGGCCTcaagtgccggtgtcctgcaagtTGTAGATGTGTCATTAATCCAACACAGttaatttaaatggctaaatcacctcctcaacatgtcttgaaggtctccagaggcctgctaatgaactaatcatttgattcaggtgtgttgatccagggtgatatctaaaacctgcaggacaccggcccttgaggcctggatttggacacccctgctctaagtAGCTCTTCATTTGAGAGCCTGGTagtacatgcaaaaaaaaacggGAAATAACTGTGTTATTCcctaaaaaacacataaataacaGTTAAAACTGTGTGTTGTTTATAGATTTTGTTTGATCAGGTTCCAAGGCTGGTAGTAGCTGTGAGGGCTTTTTACTAGTTGCTGCTGATACTACTGTtgacagtgcagcagcagcagcagccccgACAGCTGATATATtggtcatgttttacacttatttgtagtttcttttcctcttttagcTTTTCAGCTCCAACTTTTCACTTGTTTGTCCATCTTTATAGACCACTTCTTCCACACTAACCTGTCCTACAAGGTGGAAGAGCGCATGGGAAGGTAGGGGAGAGGCCTGTTGCAATAGGGTAGTTGACTAGGCAATCCAGTGTCAGCTATGAAAAAGGGCTGCTGGAAATGCTTGTAGGGCTGATGTGCAACTGCCCTTCAAGCGACGCAGTAGCCTGTATAACTATATGGACAAAGAAAAAATCATATTGCCCATTGGGCACATGCCaggttttatatatttttgccgACACCACTGCACTAATACATCAGTTGTCCATTCATGCATACCATGACTGATTCCTCTGACTCCTGTCTTGTCTCCCCTCTTTGTGGCTATGAACTGGCTTGGGACAAATTCTGACATTCAGTTTTCAAGTAAAActgcataagaaaaaaaaattaaattaaatagaaGGATTGAAATTGGATTTGTAAGCCAGCTCTAATGGCAGGGTCTCAGTGCAGCCTTGTGTCTCTCACAGTGTTGACGTCACACCAGATTTTCTgctttaaacaaaaagaaaaaactgtgttttttattgTAATCAGTAATTATAACTTGCCTACTAAGTGAGGTAAGAAAGTCAGTAGCCAATGTCAGATGGCTTGCACATGAACCAAAGGGTAAATTTTCCTATTATGCTTGATGTAGAACAGTTTGCTTTTCCTAGCGAGAACTTGCCAACAGTACACAATTAAATAATTCATGGTCAACTCTGCTCCAGAGTTGTGGACAAACCTTCAGTCAGACACAAACTTCCTGAAGCTGATAATCCAAGTGGGACAAaatcctgattttttttcctggaaatGAAATGTTCAGTTGTCGTGAGCCTGTCCAACCCTGTAATTTTCCCTGTATCCCTTTTTTCTATAAGCAGAATGGCACTTACAATATTCGATGCTGGAATGCAGCGTTCTGCCTCTGGTGGTTTATGTTCTCTCTTATATGTaaatgcacacacaggcacagcaATATTTTCAGAGAGACTTCGAGATCAATTACACACATGAGCACACATTCCCGGACATGTATGACTAACTAATACATAATTCATCAACTCATTACCGTCTGCACAACAATACACAGATATATGAGTAACCATTTCACATTGCAGTAATCTCCATCAGAAACATGGTTAATAATAAGGCCGCTAATCGGCTATGTCACATGTAATTAGCAATAACTGAGAGTGTTAttcatgcatgtgtgcacaTAGACCATTTCATTAGCTTATTGTGTGCTTTTTTAAACTTAGGTTGGAACCTGGATCTTGAACAGGAGCAGTTCTACAGAAACTGCAAAATATCAGTTAAATccaagtatttctttttaaatgtcacgAAACTGAGACAGGTGTATTACTTATCTTTCAGTCAGAGTAGCATCAATGGCTCTCTGTTTGACACAACATACACTGAGACTCTTTTTGCTGacagaatcaaatttaattgGATCCACAGAGGCATATGAAACACAATAATGTGGCTTTTATACAAAACCTCTTCCTTTTCTTAATGACAATGTTTGCTTCAGGGCTGTTTTGACAACTACAATACTTTAAGCAAAGAGACACAATATGATAGTTACAAACATGCTTTTCTCACAATAATTCTTACTGCTTTCATTTTTGAGTCACCTGCACTGTAACCATTAGCATAACAATACACCCAATCACCCACCTGCTTTTGTCTATTTAGCTTTATTGATATGTATAGTTAACTCTTTAAAGAGTGTCTATTTTCTGTTctgaatttaaagaaaaaaaggtcatTTAGGTATATATGCTGctcaataaaacaaagaaacctTCATCACAGTATAACACATAATCAGGTAAACTGTCAGTTTGACCAACTGACACATAAACCGCTATGATTGCATTTCACCTGCTCTGGTGCAAATGAGAGTGACAAAACATCTGGAGATGCTAATCCAGAAGCTTTCATGCATGTCACGGATAGATCAAGACATTGGGGATCCACTGTTTGACCTGCCATCGCTGGTGTTCTCAGGTGAATTccaacacagctgcacagtgcTGGGCTGTAAGCACAGGTCCTGCTAAAGACTGACTTCCTCATGGAGGAACATTTTAGTCAGAGACATGTACATGAGTAGCCTGCTGGAGGTGATTTTGTGGGGCTCCCATAGCTCTTTGCGTAATCGAAAACATGCTGGTTTTGCTGCTGGGTTGTTGCTCCTATATAGCCCTCTCCAGCTCTCCTTATGTAGCATCCTGCCTGCTTCACTCTCTTGTGACGGGATATGGATGTACCATCCTAGAGAAGCTGCTTTTGCAACTAGAATGGGCTGCAGTTACCATCTAATGCCAGTGGTCCATGGCCATCACCTATTACTACTTCCTTTTTGAGGGGTGTCTTGGTATTACCACTCCAGTGCAAGTGTTAGCACTGATGCACTGGAGAGAaatcagctgaaactgattCACAATGATTTCTTCAATTCaagccaattttatttatatagcaccaaaacagtcacctcaaggtgctatTTCTTGTTTATATGGTTTCCTATATATCTCCATATAATATATAAAcgtattaataaaaatattttgtccacatttattctaaaaaacacagtttcaggttctgcttctttctttgCACGAACTACAAAGAAACAAGAATTAATTTTGAAAAACCTTTGCTATAAGAGAGGTACTAATAGCTTTCAAACTCATGTGTGCATAATGCCTGTTAGCAAGCAGTTCACACTTGGTGAACACACATTTTAGAGGAGTtctgtgttgtttattataataattatttattatttattattattataataatttgGGATAGATATAGATGACCATCATTGCTACAGCCCTAGAAAATGTATGCTTCCTAACAAGACAAATTGATAATGCACAAGTTTCACTGGTTTTGTGTTATACTGTGAAGATTGTATCTgctcttcatttttttaagcagtGTTTCATTGCTGGCTTCATTTATAAAACCCAACTAAAAAATATGGGTGGGTGTGGCACAATTTTTGTTCTGCGTTACTAAGTTTGACATAGAAAGCATAAAAACAATCTTACTTTCATTGTCAAAGTGGTGCATTAACAAAAAAAGTTAGTCATacattatgtttttaaatgcaaaaccttttctttaaaaacctcCCTGGAATATAAAACAATCTTTTGACATCTGTACAAGCTGTAGATTTTGTGCAAAAATTATATTTCTAAAAATTAAAGTACGCCTGAAAAATTGTGCAGCTGACAGTGACTGTAACCGTGTAAGcatgaatcttacaatgagtaATCTTGAAGGCAAATGAGGAATTTGAGTTAGGTGTCAGACAAATCCAAGAGGCTCTGGATAGAGCGTGTACGTCTAATTACATATATACAGTTAAATATTCAGTTAAAATTCAATTCAACCAAATTACTCCTCTGTCCATATACATTCAAtcaaaatttgtttaaaaatggagtagaggaataaaaatatggatttaGTGCTTTATGCAGTCAACGACAAACCTGtgatatattattattttcttgtttggCTTTGGCTCGTTAAAACCAGAATAAGTTAAACTTTGTATCATGTTCGTTCTAAAGGTGAAAGAGTCCATATTCTGTGTGCCTGCCTCAGCATAGCAAACACTGACTCTTATCACAGCACGATAAAATAGAGAGGTCTCCAGTAAATTGCAACTCCTGACCACTCAGGCATCAAGAGTCTCTCATGGTGCAATTCACATTCATTTCCATCGAAccaaaagtttaaataaaatcatACTTTGACACCAAGAGGTTCTTCGGTACCACAGATTATTGCCAACTGCCGCAAACACACACGACACAAGCATGTGCCACAATGGTTACACCGGATAAGATGTGAGAAGGGTTGGTGTTGAAATAGCTGTCGTCCATATGCGCACAGGCAGACACACGTACGCACACTGAACGCCACAgaagttttaatttatttgatcATTCTTAATGTCTGAAGTCAATAAGtgttttttcctccatctcccAGAAGCAATAAATACTCATTTGCAGCTGGGCAGGACTCAACGGTATTTCCTGCAATGTTCTGAATCGGTGAACATCATGATCCCTGTTTGTTACTTCCTCATCCTCTTCCTGCTCAAGCTATACAACTGCCACATGATAAGCACGGATCCGAAACAACAAGCGCAATCAGTGAGAGTTTTTGCGATGAGGTCCCAGGGAAGTCAGACATTAGTTTCCTCTCCTTCCAGAGTATATGAGCGGTACTTCATGCGCTCTTCCAGACACACATCCTCTGTGGCGGTGCTGCTGGTGGCGCCTCTGTGCGATTGGAAAGAGAAGTGCAGGGTGTGCCTGCTTTTGGCAGGTCTGCATTTCCCTGTCCCGTTGCTAAAGGAGACAACGAGTTTGCGGTTCTCCTCAGTTGCAGCGGAGCAAACCGGGCCGCTGTTGGCTTTGTTGAATCGAGGCCAGTCAGCACTTGGGTCACTGGTGTTGGGCACATTGCCAGTGGCGATACTGCCGCTTTTAACGTGTGGCGTTTGGCTGTGTGTGTGGCGGTACTCCTCATCAATGTCCTTACCCAGTTTCCACCTCTTCCACTTTTTCAGCATCTCCGACTGCACCTGAGAGAGGAAGTGATGGGAGAGACAAGAGAGATAGTGGTGATGAAGATTGAATAAGACACAGAGGACATCAAAAGATGGATGTTCCTtgccaaaaactgcatttaaaagACTAGATATTAGCAGATGGATCCTGTCGTGTCTGCTGGTCTTtgcagacaaaagaaaaaaaagtggaacTTGAAGATGTTTTTAGAGAtacaaaagaacaaataaaggGAGGCAGCAGGAACAGAGACAATAAAAATGTATCTTCACAAAGaagatacatttaaaattaaagtggtTTTTGACATCGAAAGGAATCTGTCTCACCTCTTTATTGACAAAGCAGTACAGGATGGCAACCAGCAGGCCCTGAAATGGAAGAACATTTAATATGCTTATTGTACTTAGAATACATTTTCCCATTATTAGAAACAAATACCCAGAAAATCACTATTTTTGCCTCATTACTCTCGTCTAGTCCCCACaataaaatagtaaaaatagttttttgaaacaagaaggggaaaaaaagaaaaaaagagtcatTTTATTGCACTGGACAGCTAAAGCACTTGATCATTGAACTGCCAAAGGCAGAGGCATAGTATGAATGATGGAGAATATAATTAATGCAGCCCAATCTCATTCCTAGGGTGTCAAAATCTCTATTACTATTTTGTCAGAGCCGCTGGGATCTCACAGACGCACAGAAACTTGTCTTATAGAAATAGAGAGACACTCTCTCACTCCCAGCTTGTCACATATGGATGCCTGCAAACAAGCCCGTGGCGCCACATTTAAATACACTGCCATTTTTAATGTGTAGAGTTATTGTTATGAGGGGGGGCATTGTACCACAAAGTAATTTTTTGCTAAACTCAATCAGGTAAGTTTATGGTGCAAAGACCTAAATTACAAGCAACAGCACAAGAGCATGCGAAATTAATGTGCAAACTCTTGTGACTTACTCCACCTTTCATCTCCACCTTAATAAATGTACTTCCTAGTctttccaaaaaataattttatctcTCAGCCACGAATGCTGCCACATCTGGTTCATCAAGTCACGGGTGCCAGGACAGCTTGTTCACATTTCCTGCAACACCAGCAGTATCTGACAGAAGGGTAGGATTTGTGCGCTGCCTGAGTAAGAAAtagtctaaaaaaataaattgtgaGGATTACGAAGGAGTTTGCTGGGCAAAAGAAATGTCGAACCCAAGCTCTTCACCTATGTTTGCTTTTATACGCAAATGTACAACATATAAAAGTGCCAATTTCTTTGTTCTCTGTGACCTCTTTGAATTATGCAGACAATTTATTACTTTAATATCAGGTTTATGTCTTCCTGGGTGTTGATCCTCTGAGGTCCCTCTGTTATATTTATGGGCACATGTGAAACAAGTGAAAGTTGAACTTATACCTGGAAGGAGTTGAACAGGAGATCACAGAAGAGGCGCACGAGGCGCAGAACAGAGCCTTTAGGAACAGATTCATCAATGACAAAGGTGAAGAGGATGGCATGAATCCCAAGCAGGGGAATGAGAGTCAGGGTAGATTTTGCCAGTctggaagaaaagagaaaggggAAGCAAATGGGTATTAGAGATTACAAGAAAATTTTGAAAACAGGGGTTATATATAAAAAGGGCTATAATACCAAAAAAGTTAATTCCAAAGCGAAAAGCTACTAAGACTAAGCAAATGCTTGCTGtctgcattttctttaaaaaaaaaactaaaaaaagaagaaagaaagaaagaagaaataaaggaaCACATTTCTCACCTGAACTTGTAGTCAGTGTATCTCATCTGGTGAGCTCTAAGTTTAGACATCAAAATTTTAATAATACGGATAAATATGAAGAAGTTAATCTGAAAAAAGAGGATAAAGAAAGTAATTTTGAagcaaacacaataaaatatgttAGCATATGGTGCTAGAGAGAAGATTATTGGCCGCTTTGGAACGCGTTAGTCGTTAACACTCAGCCTGACTTTAAAACCAAGTCCTCACAGTGGCACTGGGCAGATGGATTAACGTCCCCACAACACGAGCAGTTCAAGTGCTTGCGCACAGAGCAAGCAtgtgcacgtgcacacacactgtGATCTAGTGCAGGACACTTACTGATGGCAGGTCATTTATTATCACAGCACTCAAGTTATTGGCGCTCCAAGTTTGGTAAAGTGTGTGTGCTGTCTCAACACAAGTATTCGTGTAAATATGTATAGTGGAGTGTACGCAAATGCAGTTTATTTAGGTGTGAATCTGGTTGTTTG contains:
- the gcgrb gene encoding glucagon receptor isoform X6, which translates into the protein MSPAHGSCHGTIKFRMAWFTDSAVKMANGHRRIPVNVRTTLQQYGRILTQLRIMYTVGYSLSLGALLLALGILIFFRKLHCMRNNIHMNLFASFILRAVSILVKDALLTLTLDPRSNSDSQARSWVNIPAVMWCRGAMVMMQYSVMANNYWLLVEGIYLHSLLVITVFSERKYFYIYLAIGWGAPLIFVLPWIAVKYLYENEECWERNINMGYWWIIRSPILFAYLINFFIFIRIIKILMSKLRAHQMRYTDYKFRLAKSTLTLIPLLGIHAILFTFVIDESVPKGSVLRLVRLFCDLLFNSFQGLLVAILYCFVNKEVQSEMLKKWKRWKLGKDIDEEYRHTHSQTPHVKSGSIATGNVPNTSDPSADWPRFNKANSGPVCSAATEENRKLVVSFSNGTGKCRPAKSRHTLHFSFQSHRGATSSTATEDVCLEERMKYRSYTLEGEETNV